From Erigeron canadensis isolate Cc75 chromosome 5, C_canadensis_v1, whole genome shotgun sequence:
TAACATATACACACTATCaattgggttttgattttacCAATCTTTTTCTTATGTTAAACATTTGAGATTGAGCCACCCGTATGAGGACGTTTATTAGCTTCACGAGTATCTTTTCCCCTTTTTGATTTTGCAATAAATTCTCCTGATCTCCAAATTCTCCATAGTGACTCCCAGGTAGAATGATTCACAAAGTCTAGTTTCTTTGTAGGAGGTTGTTTTCTTGCCTTAGACATAAAATTCCGTAAGCTCTTTGCCCCAACAGAGTGAAACAGCTCCTTAACACCTTTTTCAATTCTCGGATCCCACTTATACTCATCCTGTTCGGCAAACATATCATAGTTATATGAATGATTAAAACAACCAATACGTAATTGAATTTCCAAAAGATTTACTAGTTATATTGTGTGTTAATACCTTGAATTCCTAAAACCAAATATCCTTGTCTTATTCTGGAACATTTGTCCATGTATCCCATTCTCCATTAAAGTGTGACTTCCAGATTTTTGTTATGTTATTCATGACGGTATGAGAAGGAAGAAAACTACCAAAAAATACAAAGTTTCTCATAAATCGTACACGTTactaatatatagttttatatatataaaaattgctTTATGATTATGGAGTTCTTTACAACTTACCATTTGCCTTGAATCTTTAATACAGGACGCCTATCTTCATCAAAGTCTTGCATATCAACACTATTTACTTCTTCAGATGCCATCATGTGGACCAAACGTTCTAGAACTCTACATTTGCATTGATTGTTCATTTATTACTAGTATGTGGAACAAGTGCAACAGAACTGAACATACTTAACCTAAAGTCCATGTgtttaccatttaggtagatgTCATATGGACTGTTAAGTTCTAGCCGAATGGGTAATTTGGTCTAAAAGAACAACTAAACTTGGAAATAGTACCTTTTTTGGGATTAGGATTGGTTGGTCTTGCTCACAGTGTAGCTTCACGGTTTCTTGACGCCTCAAGTTTTCGGGATCAGATAACCTGCAAAAAAGAGCTCTAGGCACATGAACTTATTGAAGATAACAAGAAATAGCACATGCGCTTTTTAAATATCTATAACAGTTTTGatcataaatatattaattatctgGACCAGAAATTCACCACTAAGATTAACTCACTTTATAACAAACCACTATTAGAAACTAGACCAGAGCAGACAAGAACAAACAACCAACTACCATAGACTCGATAAATAAACAAGAAACCAGGCTAGACCAGATTAGAACAAGCAACCAGAGACTCGATAGATAAATAAGAAACCAGATCAGACTAGAACAAACAACCACAGACTCGATAAATCAACAAGAAACTAGACCAGGCCAGGCTAGCTAGAACAAGCAACCAGCTACCATATACTATTAGTAACCATCATCACTATTTTCAATTATCTTCTCATCATGACCCCCTTCTAACTCTTCTACTTCTTCTCCATTCACATCATCCTGTTCACTGACTTCATTTTCTAACTGTTGTACTTGTACCTGTTCCATATCTCCCACATCATCAACTAATGGTACAATTTCATCATGTTCGGTTACAATGAAAGGTACTGAGATGTTATCTTCTTGGTAAGCCAACTTTATTGGTTCGGATGGAACGACAATAGTACTTCTTGCTTTGGTTTTGTACATTGCCCACCAATCAACCTTGAGATGATATCTATCAAGCGACCATAGTACTCTCCATCTTCACCAGTAACACAAACATCAGTGTTTGTAGTTTTTCGACCAGAACTATGAGATAGTGTGTGAAAAGTAAAGCCATTCACATAATACATATGCCTTGTTCTTACGGATCGACTTGGACCAATGGCGAGATTTATAATCTTATCATCTACCATGTGATAGGACCTGAAAATGAATTAATAAATTAGGAAAAAGTTAACAGGTAGTTAAAAAGAAACGACATGTCACGGAACAACTAGCTAACTCTTACATAATCTCGTAGCCAGCCTGTAAATCTCTTTTTTGTAATATCGTTCAACTGACCACTTGTTATATTTGGGTTTTCTACTTTTAACTCAGCTTCAAAATTCCTAAAAAAGGTGATATATGTTATCATTTGTAACTCGGTTATTTATATTTACTATTGGAAACCAAAAGAAGGTCACATACTTgaaaaatggttgaatttcCTCACAGTTTTGAAGGACATAAAAGATTGCAACTTTGAGCTCATCGTCATCTAAGTAACGATGTTTGAAACCACCTCAAAGCCTTCCCGGTTGCTTAAAAATTGATAATTTATCAGGACTTGAACTCACATCGGGCCTATCATCATTTCGACCAACTCTTGTTGAGTTGGTTTTAACATGTGCTTCAAAGTAATGTGAGCAAAAATTTGAGATTTCTTCTATAATGTAAGCTTCGCATATCGAACTCTCAACTCGAGCCTTTTAAAGTGATCCTATTCCGCTACTTTGTTTgccaaagtttttaaaaatccaagcttttaaatgacgggtgttacaaaaacCTTCTATTAATTCGCCAAACGGCACGACAATTAATAGGTGTAAACCTTGTCTCTCATGCACGACAAATGACGGGTTTTACCTAATATTAAAGTGATTGGTTATCAAGTTAAAATTAAGAAGGTATAgatgttttttaattaagagGGTGATTAGGATTTAGTTTTAAAatgattatatttatttttggcAAACTTGTGGCAATTTGGCAAATTTTGGCAAGAAATGAACCAACAAGGAGCCGCCACGTATCGAAGCCAATTTTTACCAAAAACTAGTCAATTCTTGCCAAACTACATGCTATATATAGTGGTACTTTTTTGCCAAATTTTCCCAATTTGCCAATTGAAAACATTTACAAAACAAaccttaaacttttattaaacttaaaaaacacaatacaacaaaataaaacattacatttatttaaaacataaaacatacaaatacttaaaaataaaataaaaacaagattACTAAACATCGATATCTAGATCTCCTACGTATTCCGTAATATCATGACGTAACATGTAATGCGTCTCTTCGTTACGTAAGTTATAGAGAAAATTAGGGTCGGTAGCACGAAGATCGTTAGGAGGATCCTTGATGTAAACCGGTGATATCGCGTTGTCGTCATCCTTGAGgatcatgttatgtaaaataACACACGCATACGTCGCATTAGTGATCTTTTCTTTGTCCCTCATCCGTGTCGGTCGATCGATGATAGCCCACTTGTTCTTCAGAAGCCCGAATGCTCGCTCAATGTCTTTTCTCGCGGACTCTTGAAGTTTCTTCATTATCTTCTCCTTACGAGCGACCGGTTAAGCATACGCCTTCACAAAACAAGACCAAGGTGGGTAACTACCATCCCCTAGATAGTATACTCTATTGTAACGATACCCGTTTACGTTAAACTCATACTTAGGAGACTTCCCATTCACTTGGGGAATAAATAATGGCGATTGCTTCAAAACATTGATGTCATTGTTTGACCCTGCAACACCGAAATACGCATGCCAAAACCATAAATCATAGGAAGCAACGACCTCTAGTATGATAGTCGGGCGTTCATGATCACCCCAGTGGTATTGCCCACGCAAAATATGTGAACAATTTCTCCAAGTCCAGTGGTACAGTCAATGCTACCGATCATGCCAGGAAAATGATGTCTAGCTTCATGCTCCTCATATAAACGCGCAACATCGTGGCTAGTCGGAGAACGCAAATACTCTTCACCATAAAGATGCTTTATGGCGATGTAAAAGTTGTCTAGAAACTCACGTGTCGTTCTAGTAGAGAACGACAACCCTTCATCATAGTTGCCGGCCAGGTTGCCGTACGCTAGTTTCCGTAGTGCGCACGTGCACTTTTGAATTGCCAAGAACCCTCTAATACCCGCCGCATTCGCTGAAAACCGAAACCATGGAAATGATGCAGTGATATCTTCAACgattttcaaaaataacctcCTCGACATACGATATCTCTGACGGAAGACATCGTCCTCAAACATCGGCTCATCCACAAAGTACATGGACATCAATCTTTCATGAGCTGAGTGCCGATCTCGCCAAATATATCTTCGTGTGTGTGCATAAGAAGACGCAGTGTCTTCTTATAAGGCTGCAAGAGCAACAAAAGCCAAAAACTTGAAGCCGCCAGAAGACGAGGACGACGACGACGACAAGAATTCAGGGATTATATACACCGGTAGTTCATTGTCAGACATTTTGCCTTATGAAATTTGATAGTTTGGTGTTTGATTGTATGCAATAGTATAGTTGTTTGGTGTTTGATTGTGTGTGAGTATGGTAGTTTGATAAATATGTGataatatgtgtatgtatatatcgaagttagaaaaaggaaaaaaaataaataaataaaaaaaagtcacatcacgctcccaacgttcatttttgactaaaaaaaacaaatggtcACCAAATaagctcccaacgttcactttcatcaaccaaaactagccgatgaaGCTTGCCAAAACTTGCCGTTACGAGACGATGCATGTGCTTTAGATTTGCTAATGAGCCGATTTAGGCGATGTTTTTTGCCGATTACACCCTTACCCCTTAGTGAATACAAAatcgatcaagaaacaagttccatataaaaatatcatataccAAACTCAACATCATGTCACAACTAATAAAATTCAAATCAAAGAATATTTCTCttcaatacaaataataaaagaatagaTCATATGAAGAAAATTGCAAAGTAAACAATGGCCCTTCTACTTCACCCAAAACTGTATGTCtacatctataaaaaaaatatataaaatgtcaCTAAATACCTATTGAAATAATCAAATACCAAGAATATAAGCGACATTACGTTCCTTTGAAAATGATCAATGGGTCAATTGATAGTTTCGTTGTGAGTCTAATGACCCACACCCGGACTCGGAACAGACTGCAAGATGCGGTCAATGTTGGCTAGGTGAAGCACAAATTGCTTCTCACTTAGGGGAAACGCCGGCGTGGTAGTACTATCTTGAAGAAATGAAGCATGGACCAACGTGCCCTCGTTCTCCATGTATTTGAGCATTCTTGCATTACAAGATGGTTCAAAACATATTAAGATGAAAATAATCACGAACGACACCATGAGTAGTACACGAGCCATTTATCACAAATGTATGAGAATCGATGTAAATTGAATGTTTGATTTAGGTAATatgagatttatatatatacatgcttgAAAAGTGTAAGATatctaaagttataaaaatgtgttcaattatttaattatgtaCGTGTTAGAAAAAGATGGAAATATATAGTTGGCCAGGTCAAGATTTTGGACACTCAATTTATGTTGTTTTGTTGTACAAGCGTGTGTTTCATAGGGACGTTTGAAGACATCATATTCTACTGCCGGCAACATATTTACCTACCTGTTTTGGTATCTTGCCATTTTCTGCCcttccttttgttttttgtgtttctTGAAACGGTTAAATTATGCAAAATCAGTTAATGACACGTCATGAACTTGACTAATATTTCATGGGACTCCTCTATTTCTTAATCTTGTTTTTGGTGCCAGAATATAAGAGACTTAATTAATTGGATCCGAGTGGTCGAATTTAAGCATGGCTAACTCgaataagaaattttttttttttcctttaacgGTATATTTGGGCTTAGCAACATGCCTTTTTATATACCTAACTTTAATTCCAAAAGAAACCCATAATGAGAAAAATCCTTGTCTCTATTCTTGAGAACATTTTGCTCACACCATAATTTGAACCAAAACCTCTCAGTCTCAAGCTACAACATATACCAATTCATTTATTAATGATTGGTATAACTCGAATAAGAGTTATCCAGCATAAACATTCATCCAGAATATTACAAAAGAAATAATAGTTACACATACTGAAAAAATGCATAGTTTACAAGATTTTATATATGCTAGCTTGGCAAATAAACAAAAGTAGCCATTAAGGCAATTTAAATGAACTTCAATACGTGCAAGCTACTTATAAACCTCGATTACCctggaaaaaacaaaaagtttgtaAACCTCGATTACCCTAGAAAAAATGGGTCCTTGAGTGCTCACCCATTTCGATTTGTCTAAGCCGCCTTTAATGATGACTGGTATATAAGGgttttcaaaattcaaacatgTGTTAATAagatactcgtatatgtttagaagtattaaattaaatgaacttaaaatttttatagtAAGAGATAACTAATCATAAAATACGTGttaatgaagaacaaaattatattttaatacgAAGATATACATATTTTAAGAAATATCAGCTTCATTTGATGTCCTTAAACATGTGACTTGTGAATTGTGATGTTAGAAAATTCctaaatatattgatttaagagtaaattatacttttcgTCTCTAAAGTTgacacatttttcatttttgatccttaaactttaaaaattacaattttgaccttaaagttggccaattttttcaataatcgtcctttggccttacgacgttaaaaaatggccgttaacgtacgcacgtgctagacacgtgagggcactattGTCATTTTACCTTATCCAGagggacaaaaagtgaaaaaatagctacttgagggacaaaaagtgaaaaaatagctacttgagggacgaaaaatgaaaatcatacaaataaatttattcttctattttttcttttccgatcatcttcgtcgatcatttttaccgatggaattttccgactagacatttatttttcgatgatacctaataaaaaatcgactttgaatccaaatctaaatcacaaacaaaatcatttactcaaattcatgacattcaaaacacaaccaatcaaacaaattatagttcaaacatgtcagtcatttttttttcttttctaaattttgattttaattgaaagggggacggtggatggtggtgattttaggtggcggcggtggttggtggtgattctagtcggcggcggttggttggtgaatgtagacggcggtgaatgtagacggcggtggttggaggtgaaTGTAGATGGCGGTAGTTGGAGGTGACTGTAGATGGCggtgtttggtggtaattgtaGGCAGCGATGGCTAgtggtgattgtaggcggtggtggctgTTGTTGATTGTAGTGGCGGTGGCTGTTGGTAATTATAGGCGACAGTGGTCGTAGGTTGCGGTGGGTGGCAGTGGCTCGTGGTGGTTTTAGGTGGTGGCTGGTGTTGGTTAcagacggcggtggctggtaGCGGCGACTGTTGTTGGTGGTTATTAGGTAGTGGTGATTGGAGAGGCTTGGGGGTAAAGgggaaataaatgtctagtcggaaaattcaTCTAAAAAGACGATTGAAAAGATgatcaagaaaagaaagaatggaagaataaatttatttgtataattttcatttttcatccctcaagtagctattttttcactttacgTCCCTCAAGTagttattttttcacttttcgtccctcagtgtaaggtgaaatgacattactgccctcacgtgtctagcacgtgcgtatgTTAACGGTCATTTTTTAATGCCGTAAGGCAAAAGGACAATTATTgaaaaattgaccaactttagagtcaaaattgtaatttttaaagtttagggatcaaaagtaaaaaatgtaTCAACTTTAAGggcgaaaagtgtaatttactcttgaTTTAATTGAAGCTAATTTGAAGGTTTTAATATTATCCATTTTGTTGTACATAGATGCGTGCTCTATGTAAATcgacaaaaggaaaaaagagaaaacattgaaatatatatgttgacCTGATACTATAAATAACATGTACGGCCGTACGGGCTGTGAGACACAATCTAACAATTCCTGTTTTGTCATGACACAACATTTTAATG
This genomic window contains:
- the LOC122601553 gene encoding uncharacterized protein LOC122601553 gives rise to the protein MSMYFVDEPMFEDDVFRQRYRMSRRLFLKIVEDITASFPWFRFSANAAGIRGFLAIQKCTCALRKLAYGNLAGNYDEGLSFSTRTTREFLDNFYIAIKHLYGEEYLRSPTSHDVARLYEEHEARHHFPGMIGSIDWSNNDINVLKQSPLFIPQVNGKSPKYEFNVNGYRYNRVYYLGDGSYPPWSCFVKAYA